The genomic window ACTTTCTCCCCCTTCGTCCATGCTGATCGACAAACCCCTCCCTGAACTGCGCCGTTACCGGGGCCGCAATCCGCGTCCCGCCGACTTCACCCGCTACTGGCGCGAGGCCCTGCGCGAACTCGACGCGACTCCCGTCCAGCCGGAGCTGGTGCCGAACCGCGAGATCGACGTGCCGGGCGTCGAATGCTTCGACCTGTGGTTCACCGGCGTCGGCGGCGCCCGCGTGTACGCCAAGTACCTGCGGCCGAAGGCGCCGATCGGCCGCCGGCACCCCGCGGTGCTGCAGTTCCACGGCTACTCCGGCAACAGTGGCGACTGGCTCGGCAAGGTGCCGTACGTCGCCGCCGGGTTCTGCGTCGCGGCCCTGGATTGCCGTGGGCAGGGCGGGCGCTCCACCGACGCGGGCGCGGTGCAGGGCAACACGCTCAACGGCCACATCATCCGCGGGCTCGACGATCCGGATGACCGCAAGCTCCTCTTCCGTTCCCTGTACCTCGACACCGTGCAGCTGGCCCGCGTCGTCATGTCGCGGCCGGAGGTGAACCCCGACCGCCTCGGCGCGATGGGGGCCTCCCAGGGCGGCGGCCTGACGCTCGCCTGCGCGGCCCTCGAGCCGCGGATCCGCCGCGCGGCGCCGGTGTATCCCTTCCTCTGCGATTACCAGCGCGTGTGGGAAATGGACCTGGCGAAGGACGCCTATGCCGAGCTGCGCGACTATTTCCGCCGGTTCGATCCGTGCCATGAGCGGGAGGCCGACGTGTTTCGCAAGCTCGGCTACATCGACTGCCAGCACCTCGCGCCGATGATCAAGGGCGAGATCCTGATGTACACGGGACTGATGGACCAGATCTGCCCGCCGTCCACGCAGTTCGCCGCCTACAACCACATCCGGGCCCGCAAGGAGATGGTGCTGTATCCGGATTTCGGCCACGAGTGGCTTCCCGGCGAGGCTGATCGTACCCTGCGGTTCATGCTCCCGCTCGCGCGCTAAAACGGACCGCTCAGAAAAGGGCAGGGGCCTGAGACGCCCCGCCCAAGATGGCGCAGCCATCTTCATTAGCCGGTTGCCGGACGAAGTCCGACCACCGGCTAGCGCACGGAAGCGCGTTCGATCAGGCGGACGGGCACGGTGACGTGCCGGCGCGGCAGCTTCTCGCCCGCCGCGAGCCGCATGACCATCGCGGCCGCCTGGTCCGCCATCGCGGCGAGCGGCTCCTCGATCGCGGTCAGGGGTGGGTTCAGGACCTCGCAGATTCCGGGCACCTCGCTCACGACGAGCGAGACGTCGCGCGGGATCTGCAGCCCCATGACGTACGAGAGCACGTGCAGGCAGTTGATGCCCTCATAGCTCGAGCCGGGGGTGAAGATCGCGTCCGCGCCGGCCCGCACCTTCTGCGTGATGCTGCTGGTGTAGTTGGTCGCGCCGGCGTCGCGGGCGACCAACTGGAGCAGGTTTTCGTCCGCGGTGATCCCTGCCTCGTCCATCGCCTGGCGGAAACCCCGCAGCCGCTCCCGCATCGGCAGGATGTCCATGCCCACGATCGCCAGGCGTTTCTTGCCCCGCGCGATCAGGTGCTGCGCCGCGAGGTAGCCGCCTTGGACGTGATCGGAACAGACCACGGGCTGGTCGGGTCGCGCGTCAAACTTGTCCAGGTACACGACCGGAATCCGCGGTTCGAGCGAGCGCAGCAGGTCGGCCAGGTCGTTCTCGCAGGTGACCGCCACGATGCCGTCGAGGAACGTGCCCGTGAGCTGCGTCATCGGATCGGAGGGATGGATCACCGCGGCGTCGAGCCGCGAGAGGCAGAAGGAGGCGTAGGCGCTGAGCCGGGCGGCGTAGCCTTCGACGCGATCCGGGTAGCGCGGATCGGACAGCACCGCGATCTGCTGCCGGCGGACGCCCGCGCGCGGTTTGAGGTTGAGCTCGCGGGCGGCCGACAGCACCCGGGCGCGCGTCTCGGGGTCGACGCGATCCCGGTTGTTCAACACGCGGCTGGCCGTGCCGGGCGATACATGGGCATGCCGCGCCAGATCGTAGATCGTGTGTCGCTTGGTCGCGGGTTTCTGGCCGGCGGGCATGGTCGCGGGGGAAGGGGGACTGTTTTGTGCCGCAGCGCCGCCGGGCTGGTCGAGCGCTTTCTGTCCGGTGACGACCGGCGCGAGGACGCGTGACTTCGCGGTTGCGTTGCCCGCGGCCGCTCGGAAGCGTCGCGCGCAGCGCCGCGGCATGAGCCTTACCCCTGCGAGTTCGAGCACGCGTTTCTCCGCCCGTCTGGGCCTCGGCGTCGGCGCGCTCGCGTCCTTCCTCGGCTACGCGGGCATCGCGAGCCTGGCGGTGCCGTACTATCAGATGACGCTCGGGGTGAATCCGGTGCTGCTCGGCGTGGCGCTCGCGCTGCCCCGGCTTTGGGAGGCGTTCCTGGACCCCGTGATGGGGAACGTGTCGGACAACTTCC from Opitutus sp. ER46 includes these protein-coding regions:
- a CDS encoding LacI family DNA-binding transcriptional regulator, which translates into the protein MPAGQKPATKRHTIYDLARHAHVSPGTASRVLNNRDRVDPETRARVLSAARELNLKPRAGVRRQQIAVLSDPRYPDRVEGYAARLSAYASFCLSRLDAAVIHPSDPMTQLTGTFLDGIVAVTCENDLADLLRSLEPRIPVVYLDKFDARPDQPVVCSDHVQGGYLAAQHLIARGKKRLAIVGMDILPMRERLRGFRQAMDEAGITADENLLQLVARDAGATNYTSSITQKVRAGADAIFTPGSSYEGINCLHVLSYVMGLQIPRDVSLVVSEVPGICEVLNPPLTAIEEPLAAMADQAAAMVMRLAAGEKLPRRHVTVPVRLIERASVR
- a CDS encoding acetylxylan esterase; translation: MLIDKPLPELRRYRGRNPRPADFTRYWREALRELDATPVQPELVPNREIDVPGVECFDLWFTGVGGARVYAKYLRPKAPIGRRHPAVLQFHGYSGNSGDWLGKVPYVAAGFCVAALDCRGQGGRSTDAGAVQGNTLNGHIIRGLDDPDDRKLLFRSLYLDTVQLARVVMSRPEVNPDRLGAMGASQGGGLTLACAALEPRIRRAAPVYPFLCDYQRVWEMDLAKDAYAELRDYFRRFDPCHEREADVFRKLGYIDCQHLAPMIKGEILMYTGLMDQICPPSTQFAAYNHIRARKEMVLYPDFGHEWLPGEADRTLRFMLPLAR